Below is a window of Shinella sp. PSBB067 DNA.
ATAGGAGGCGAGATCCTCGAAACCCAGCACGAGCGGAGCATCGTGCCCCGCAAGCCTGAGGTCCTGGATGATGGCGCCGAAGGTCAGCACATGCGCCGTCAGCCCGCCACCGGAGATCGCGATGCGCTCGACCGCCCCGCCCGTTTCGAGGCGCCCGAAGATTTCATTTCCTGCATCCACGCCTCTGTCTCCTCGCCAGCGAACTTGCGCTGCCAGCCTGCTGCGATTCCCGCAGGCCCGCAACTAAAAAATCATACTTTTTAGCCGCCTTCAGAAGGTCTTCTGATAGACGATGAAGGGCGTCTTGTCGGCGATGCGATCGTAGAGACGGCGGGCGGTGGCGTTGAATTCCTGCGTCATCCAGTAGACCTCCGGCGCGCCCGCCTCCTTCGCCTTGGCATAGACGCCCTCGATCAGCGCCCGGCCGATGCCGCTGCCGCGCACCTCGGGGTCGGCATAGAGATCCTGCAGGTAGCAGATGTTGCCGATGGTCCAGCAGGAACGGTGGAAGAGGTAATGCGCAAGGCCGACGGGCTTGCCGTCGAGCGTGGCGAGGAGGCCGCGATATTCGCCTTCCAGCGCCACGCCCGTCAGCCGGGCGAAGGTGCTGGCGAAGATTTCATCCGGCAGCACCGTCTCGTAGAAGGCGAGATAGGCGGTCCACAGGCGCCGCCATTCGCCTTCATCGTCTTCATGCAGGGGGCGAATGACGATGCGGCTCATGGGTCAGGCTCCCGTTCCGATTTCTTCGAGGTCGTAGGGCGTGGTCTGGTAGATCTCGTTGATCCAGTTGCCGAAAAGCAGGTGCGCATGGCCGCGCCAGCGGTTCTGCGGCGGCAGCGACGGATCGTTGTGCGGGAAATAGTTCTTCGGCAGCTTGATCGGCACGCCGGCCGAGACGTCGCGGAAATATTCCTCGGCGAGCGAGGTCGAATCATATTCGACGTGGTTGAAGATGTAGAGCCGGTTGCCCGCCTTCTCCTGCACGAGGCAGACGCCCGTCTCGTCGGAATCGAGCAGGATGTCGAGTTCCGGCACCGCGCGGATGTCCTCGATGCGGATTTCCGTCCAGCGCGAGACGGGCACCTCGAAATTGTCCGAGAAGCCGTTGAGATAGACCGACGAGGGCTTCCGGTTGTGGTGGCGGTAGACGCCGAAGGCCTTCTCCTCCAGCGTTCGCTTGGGCACGCCGTGGAAATGATAGATCGCCGCCATGGCGCCCCAGCAGACATTGAGCGTCGAATGGACGTTGGTCTTCGTCCAGTCGAGGATCTGTTTCATCTCGTCCCAGTAGGTGACGTCCTCGTAGTCGAGGGTCTCCACCGGCGCGCCGGTGATGATGAAGCCGTCGAACTTGCGGTGCTTGACCTCCTCCCACGTATCGTAGAAGGCGAGCAGATGGTCTTCCGACGTATTCTTGGCGCGGTGGCCGCCGACGCGCACCAGCGACAGCTCGACCTGCAGCGGCGAGGCACCGACGAGGCGCGCCATCTGCACTTCCGTCTTGATCTTGTTCGGCATGAGGTTGAGCAGCCCGATCTGCAGCGGGCGGATGTCCTGCCGGATCGCCACCGTTTCGGTCATCACCCTGACGCCCTCGTCGACGAGGGTCTGGAAGGCAGGGAGCGTATCGGGAATCTTGATGGGCATGTTTCAACTCGATCCAAAACAAAACCGGCCGCAACGATGTCGCAACCGGTCCACGTAAGGCTCTTCCTCGCGCGGCCCTTTAGCGACTTGTTTAACGTGGCTGCAAGCCGGCCGGCCAAATCACCACGAGGTTCCTAGATAACGCTCCTGCGCGCGCGAATCAATCCGGCAGCTTTCTGCCGGCGGCGGGCGGGACGAGGCTCCTCAGCCCTCCAGCTCCTCGCGCAGCATTTCCAGCTCCAGCCATTCCTCTTCCATCTTCGTCAGGCCGTCGCGCAGGGTCTCCATCTCGGCGGCGAGCCGATTGAAGGTGGCGGGGTCCTTGGCGAAGAGGTTCGGATCGGCCATCTTCACCTCGCGGGCGGCGATCTCCTTCTCCGCCTTCTCCATCTCCTTCGGCAGGTTTTCGAGGGCGAATTTCTGCTTGTAGGAGAGCTTCGACTTGCCCTTCGCGTCGGCGGAAGCGGCGGCCGGCGTATCGGCAGCCCTGGCCTTCTCGGCCTTTTCCGCCTTGCGCTTCTCCTCGATCGCGCCGCGGCGCTGGGCCATCATGTCCGTGTAGCCGCCGGCATATTCGATCCAGCGTCCATCCGGGTTTTCCGGATCGGCTGGCGCGATGGTCGAGGTGACGGTGCGGTCGAGGAAGTCGCGGTCGTGGCTGACGAGCAGGACCGTGCCGGCAAAGCCCGTGACGATCTCCTGCAAGAGGTCCAGCGTCTCGATGTCGAGGTCGTTGGTCGGCTCGTCGAGGATGAGCAGGTTCGTCGGGCGCGAGAGGATGCGGGCCAGCATCAGCCGGGCACGCTCGCCGCCCGACAGGTTGCGGATGGGAGTGCGGGCCTGTTCCGGCTGGAACAGGAATTCCTTCATGTAGCCGGTGACATGACGCTGCTCGCCATTGACCAGCAGCGTCTCGCCGCGCCCGTCGGTAAGGTAGTGGGCGAGCGTGTCGTCGAGGTTCAGGTCCTCGCGGCGCTGGTCGAGCGTGGCGATTTCCAGGTTCGTGCCGAGCTTGACCGTACCGCTGTCGGGCGCGAGCTCACCGGTCAGCATCTTCAGCAGCGTCGTCTTGCCGGCGCCGTTGGGGCCGACGAGGCCGATGCAGTCGCCGCGGTGGACGCGGATCGAGAAGGGCGCGACGATGGTGCGCTCGCCATAGGCCTTGGTGATCTTCTCCGCATCGATGACCAGCTTGCCGGATTCCTGCGCGTCGGAGGCGCTCGCCTGCACGCTGCCCTGCGGCCCCTTGTGGCCGCGGTAGCGGGCGCGCAGGTCGTGCAGCGCGCCGAGACGGCGCATGTTGCGCTTGCGCCGGGCCGTCACGCCGTAGCGCAGCCAGTGCTCCTCGCGCTCGATGGCCTTGCCGAGCTTGTGCTGTTCCAGTTCCTCGGCCTCCAGCACCTCGTCGCGCCAGGCCTCGAAATGGGCAAAGCCGCGATTGAGACGGCGCGACTGGCCGCGGTCGAGCCACACGGTGGCGTT
It encodes the following:
- a CDS encoding GNAT family N-acetyltransferase encodes the protein MSRIVIRPLHEDDEGEWRRLWTAYLAFYETVLPDEIFASTFARLTGVALEGEYRGLLATLDGKPVGLAHYLFHRSCWTIGNICYLQDLYADPEVRGSGIGRALIEGVYAKAKEAGAPEVYWMTQEFNATARRLYDRIADKTPFIVYQKTF
- the metA gene encoding homoserine O-succinyltransferase, with protein sequence MPIKIPDTLPAFQTLVDEGVRVMTETVAIRQDIRPLQIGLLNLMPNKIKTEVQMARLVGASPLQVELSLVRVGGHRAKNTSEDHLLAFYDTWEEVKHRKFDGFIITGAPVETLDYEDVTYWDEMKQILDWTKTNVHSTLNVCWGAMAAIYHFHGVPKRTLEEKAFGVYRHHNRKPSSVYLNGFSDNFEVPVSRWTEIRIEDIRAVPELDILLDSDETGVCLVQEKAGNRLYIFNHVEYDSTSLAEEYFRDVSAGVPIKLPKNYFPHNDPSLPPQNRWRGHAHLLFGNWINEIYQTTPYDLEEIGTGA
- a CDS encoding ABC-F family ATP-binding cassette domain-containing protein, with translation MAPPILKLDDIFLSFGGTPLLSGASLQVEPGERICLVGRNGSGKSTLMKIAAGLAEAQSGEVFRHPSATIRYLHQAPDFDGYDTVAAYAEAGLGPSDDPYRVTYLLEHLGLSGNEDPKSLSGGEARRAALARVMAPEPDILLLDEPTNHLDLPTIEWLEGELQSTRSALVVISHDRRFLEKVSNATVWLDRGQSRRLNRGFAHFEAWRDEVLEAEELEQHKLGKAIEREEHWLRYGVTARRKRNMRRLGALHDLRARYRGHKGPQGSVQASASDAQESGKLVIDAEKITKAYGERTIVAPFSIRVHRGDCIGLVGPNGAGKTTLLKMLTGELAPDSGTVKLGTNLEIATLDQRREDLNLDDTLAHYLTDGRGETLLVNGEQRHVTGYMKEFLFQPEQARTPIRNLSGGERARLMLARILSRPTNLLILDEPTNDLDIETLDLLQEIVTGFAGTVLLVSHDRDFLDRTVTSTIAPADPENPDGRWIEYAGGYTDMMAQRRGAIEEKRKAEKAEKARAADTPAAASADAKGKSKLSYKQKFALENLPKEMEKAEKEIAAREVKMADPNLFAKDPATFNRLAAEMETLRDGLTKMEEEWLELEMLREELEG